A window of the Henckelia pumila isolate YLH828 chromosome 3, ASM3356847v2, whole genome shotgun sequence genome harbors these coding sequences:
- the LOC140890489 gene encoding thioredoxin-like fold domain-containing protein MRL7L, chloroplastic produces MELLPYASRPQALFTSVKEVHEMDSRSVFRAPLRSRKRQINNVVSYHRMKPFGGLFTKKLMGSPRRGDGRKRSGIEVSKIEQLLRLGGGEEEEGDESSGSEEDGNDDSFAMDEDERKEWRRKIREVIGKIPDVEEETDLVEKRRKMQKLLAEYPLVVEEDDPDWPEDADGWGFNLNQFFNKISIKNVKKDDDENIDNEKETVWQDDDYIRPIKDITTAEWEEAVFKDISPLVVLVHNRYKRPKDNERIRNELEKAVHIIWNCQLPSPRCVAIDAVVELNLVSALQVSIFPELIFTKSGKILYREKAIRTADELSKIMAFFYFGAAKPSCLSSIVNNEEVIPSVQMTSEQ; encoded by the exons ATGGAATTGCTTCCATATGCTTCAAGGCCACAAGCTCTCTTCACTTCTGTGAAAGAAGTGCATGAGATGGATTCTCGTTCGGTTTTCCGTGCACCTCTTAGGTCGAGGAAGAGGCAAATAAACAATGTAGTTTCCTACCATAGAATGAAGCCTTTTGGAGGCTTATTTACAAAAAAGCTTATGGGTTCACCTCGAAGG GGTGATGGCAGAAAAAGAAGTGGCATTGAAGTTTCGAAAATAGAACAATTGCTTAGGCTCGGTGGAGGGGAGGAAGAGGAAGGAGATGAATCTAGTGGGAGCGAGGAGGACGGAAATGATGATTCCTTTGCTATGGATGAAGACGAGCGGAAAGAATGGAGGCGAAAGATTAGGGAAGTCATTGGTAAGATTCCTGATGTGGAAGAAGAGACGGATCTTGTCGAGAAGAGGAGAAAGATGCAGAAACTTTTGGCTGAATATCCTCTTGTTGTTGAAGAGGATGATCCAGACTGGCCAGAGGACGCTGATGGGTGGGGCTTTAATCTGAATCAGTTCTTCAACAAGATCAGCATCAAGAATGTCaagaaggatgatgatgagaATATTGATAATGAAAAAGAAACAGTATGGCAAGATGATGATTATATTCGTCCTATAAAAGACATTACCACTGCAGAATGGGAAGAAGCTGTTTTCAAGGACATCAGTCCATTAGTCGTTCTTGTGCATAATCGGTACAAAAG ACCGAAGGATAATGAAAGGATCCGAAATGAATTAGAAAAGGCAGTGCACATCATATGGAACTGCCAGCTACCATCACCTAGA TGTGTTGCAATCGATGCTGTTGTGGAACTTAATTTGGTCTCTGCATTACAAGTCTCTATCTTCCCAGAACTCATTTTCACTAAATCAGGAAAAATTTTGTACCGGGAGAAAG CAATTCGAACAGCTGATGAGTTATCAAAGATAATGGCATTCTTCTATTTTGGAGCGGCCAAACCATCTTGTCTGAGCAGCATTGTGAACAATGAAGAAGTGATTCCTTCCGTTCAAATGACTAGTGAACAATGA
- the LOC140892536 gene encoding uncharacterized protein: protein MESTDKVEIAKQAIKDMMEEHRVSDQKPTAKHLLAKLLSQLASLQEEDVEKLCQEVDGTEEKPKEQWDSLQEEEDVEWDPLQEEGFEKLCPEADGTEEKPKEQLDSLQEEDVERLSPEVDRTEEEPKEQLNSLQEEDAEVDRSEEIIKEMRNVKRQNLITHCLLSTMILLTAAWQISEVSLLLKLRSGLKNPFSFFGGILKNIILKGARSEDDDQQSSAKQKPVSNPPLIKLPDLHLMDWPIFDSSDGE from the exons ATGGAGTCAACAGATAAGGTGGAGATAGCAAAGCAAGCGATTAAAGATATGATGGAGGAGCATCGGGTCTCCGACCAAAAACCCACTGCCAAACACCTTCTCGCCAAGCTGCTTTCTCAG TTGGCTTCATTGCAAGAAGAAGATGTTGAGAAGTTGTGTCAGGAAGTGGATGGAACAGAAGAGAAGCCGAAAGAACAGTGGGATTCATtgcaagaagaagaagatgttgAGTGGGATCCATTGCAAGAAGAAGGTTTTGAGAAATTGTGTCCGGAAGCGGATGGAACAGAAGAGAAGCCGAAAGAACAGTTGGATTCATTGCAAGAAGAAGATGTTGAGAGATTGAGTCCAGAAGTGGATAGAACAGAAGAGGAGCCAAAAGAACAGTTGAATTCTTTGCAAGAAGAAGATGCGGAAGTGGATAGATCAGAAGAGATAATCAAAGAGATGAGGAATGTAAAGAGGCAGAATCTGATCACTCACTGCCTTTTGTCGACCATGATACTGCTCACTGCAGCTTGGCAAATATCAGAGGTGTCTCTGTTACTGAAACTCAGGAGTGGATTGAAAAACCCTTTTAGTTTCTTTGGTGGAATCCTAAAAAATATAATCTTGAAAGGGGCCAGATCCGAAGACGACGACCAACAGTCGTCTGCCAAGCAAAAACCTGTTAGCAATCCACCCTTGATCAAGCTTCCTGATCTTCACCTCATGGATTGGCCAATCTTCGATTCTAGTGATGGAGAATGA